The genomic segment AAGAATCCTCTAAAAAATATTGTATATTTTTTTCAAACGCTCAAAGTCATCAGACAATCAAATCATACCTATATCGGTGGTGGTGGTTTATTGTACAGTATTTCTGAGGAGTGACATTCTCCTCTTCGTCTCTGGTGGATGCGTGCAAAAATAATTAAATTTTTCAAGAAACCACTCACCTACCTTTCTCTCGGAGTAAGTACCAAAAAAGAGGAGCTTCAAAAATATGCTCATGGATTATTTCAATGAGCAACCATTACTGTCCGAGATACTGAGAGCCAAAAAAAAATTCAAGAAGTTGGCTATAAGTCATCCATCAAGCAAGATCCTGTCTTCGAATATACATTTCAGAAAACAAAGATGACTAAAAATAAACATACGATAGGTATGGCTCTGCGATCTGGATTTTTATCAGATACACTAGTAAAAAATATCATACAAACACTGCTGAAAAAAAATTATCATATTATTTTACTACCTCATTCGCTCCATCCAGATGACGAAAAAGCGCATGATGGATATTATCTCCAAAAATTTCTCTTACCAGGAGTCAGCATCACACAAACAATAGAGCAAACTCTCGCCGCATATACGATGTGTGATTGCATTGTCGGGATGAGACTCCATAGTATCATACTTGCTTCAGTAGGAAATATACCACTAATAGCTATCAGCTATGGCGCAAAGACGCGCGCTATCCTCAGGGAAATGTGACAAAATTTCCTAGACGCAAAAGAAGTGACCACAGAGAATATATGTCAGAAAATATGAAGTATTCTGGAATCAAAACTTGTCACGTAAAAAATTTTCTCCTATGTACGTTGCTCTTTCTGACATCGATAAACACATTTTCTCTCTCACGCCAGGTGATAGGGTGTTTCTCCGATGAGTTCCCTGAGCTGGAAAAACGACCTTCATTCAAGCACTTATCCGCCATCATATGTGAGATAAGAAGCTCACAATAGTCTCACCAACCTATACATACTATCAGAAATATGGGAAAAATCTCTATCATTTTGACCTCTATCGTGCGACCTGTGTAGAGGACATTATACGCATAGGGGCTGATGAAATACTCGAGAATCCAGAAAATATCTGCCTCATAGAATGGCCGGATATACTCGAAGATAGAGTACAGCCGACTCAGACAATTGATATCACTCTCCGAAATGATAAACGATATTTTGAGATTCATGATGTCAAGACGGATGTATTGACATAACATACAAAAATCTTACCCTTTACGCACTTTCTAATTTTTTTTTATGAACAAATTCACCGTCTTATCACTTGTGGCAGCATCAATATTCCTCGTATCGTGTGGTAAACCAAATCTCGATGACGTCATCATAACTCCAGAAACACCTATCGAAAATAATGCACAATCAGCAAAAGTCTGTCAGCCAGTTATCAAATATCTCACATGTTCTCTTGCAAGTGCAGCTGAGGCATCTAAGAAAGGATATGAAAATGCTATTAAGAATTTACAACGAGAAATAGATAACGATGATCCTGCTAAAGTGGCTCAAAAATGTGATAGCATGGTCAGAGTGCTCGTAGAAAAAGTGGCCCAACTCCCTAAAAATGGTTGTATTGTTGAGCCAATCTACGATATAAATGCTATGAAACCAACTCCCGCTCCCACTACAGTAACACCAACAACTGAACGTAGCAAAAAATAATGTCAGACACTCAAAAACATATTGCAGTTTTATACGAAGAGCTCATTGAGTCTCTT from the Candidatus Gracilibacteria bacterium genome contains:
- a CDS encoding polysaccharide pyruvyl transferase family protein, encoding MNTILLMTATGAENLGDELITLCEIKALREKNTHTNIILFSHSPARTWRFFRSQNIAEKNLIILPYFPTNIRKNPLKNIVYFFQTLKVIRQSNHTYIGGGGLLYSISEEGHSPLRLWWMRAKIIKFFKKPLTYLSLGVSTKKEELQKYAHGLFQGATITVRDTESQKKIQEVGYKSSIKQDPVFEYTFQKTKMTKNKHTIGMALRSGFLSDTLVKNIIQTLLKKNYHIILLPHSLHPDDEKAHDGYYLQKFLLPGVSITQTIEQTLAAYTMCDCIVGMRLHSIILASVGNIPLIAISYGAKTRAILREMGQNFLDAKEVTTENICQKIGSILESKLVT
- the tsaE gene encoding tRNA (adenosine(37)-N6)-threonylcarbamoyltransferase complex ATPase subunit type 1 TsaE; its protein translation is MYVALSDIDKHIFSLTPGDRVFLRGVPGAGKTTFIQALIRHHMGDKKLTIVSPTYTYYQKYGKNLYHFDLYRATCVEDIIRIGADEILENPENICLIEWPDILEDRVQPTQTIDITLRNDKRYFEIHDVKTDVLT